One genomic region from Reichenbachiella ulvae encodes:
- a CDS encoding type II toxin-antitoxin system VapC family toxin codes for MVVDTGVFIEFLRASNKLKTSLINLPDNSEIYISSISLYELYMGAISPEKWRDIQTLTEDIPVLSFTKIVSEKAGSIYHELRKQNQLIEFRDIFIAATALVHDMPVLHEIKSTSLEFEILNW; via the coding sequence ATGGTAGTTGATACTGGCGTGTTTATCGAGTTCCTCAGGGCAAGCAATAAATTAAAAACATCTTTAATCAACCTGCCAGATAACTCAGAAATCTATATCAGCTCGATAAGTCTTTATGAATTGTACATGGGAGCTATTTCTCCTGAGAAATGGCGAGATATCCAAACTTTGACTGAAGATATTCCAGTTTTGTCTTTTACTAAAATTGTTTCGGAAAAAGCGGGTAGTATATACCATGAACTAAGGAAGCAAAATCAATTGATTGAGTTTAGGGATATATTTATAGCCGCTACAGCTTTGGTTCATGATATGCCGGTTTTGCACGAAATAAAAAGCACTTCACTAGAATTCGAGATATTGAATTGGTAG
- a CDS encoding DUF2281 domain-containing protein — translation MNDVLLKYNELPPSVQEEVKDFLDALLSKHKGRSAFDMKGWKNKIKSVSTWTQEDIDQLEEGGKTINQLKVEEW, via the coding sequence ATGAATGATGTATTGCTAAAATATAATGAATTACCACCCAGTGTTCAGGAAGAAGTAAAAGATTTTCTAGACGCATTGTTGTCCAAACATAAGGGAAGGAGCGCTTTCGATATGAAGGGCTGGAAGAATAAAATTAAGAGTGTTTCTACATGGACTCAGGAGGATATCGATCAATTGGAAGAGGGAGGAAAGACAATTAACCAATTGAAGGTAGAAGAATGGTAG
- a CDS encoding class I SAM-dependent methyltransferase has product MKQLISFFLKKVPRKYLQLFSHFALKIVAVFYRGNKVECPVCEHHFSKFVPYGRVARANALCPNCLALERHRLMWLYLKEKTDFFQSDKDILHIAPEICFIKRFEAIHGDRYITADLESPLAKVKMDIHHMPFEDASFDVTFCNHVMEHVADDIQSMKEIHRVLRPGGWAIIQIPFFPPVAETTYEDDSITNPKEREKIFGQDDHVRLYGKDYPERLRTAGFEVVEDDFVQTLSPEQQNRYALPKDEVIYLCRKNN; this is encoded by the coding sequence GTGAAGCAGCTCATCAGTTTTTTTCTTAAGAAAGTCCCTCGCAAGTACTTACAGTTATTCAGTCATTTTGCTTTGAAGATCGTTGCGGTGTTTTATCGTGGCAATAAAGTAGAGTGTCCGGTTTGTGAACATCACTTTTCTAAGTTTGTGCCCTATGGACGTGTTGCAAGAGCCAATGCCTTGTGTCCGAATTGTCTTGCGCTCGAGAGACACCGACTCATGTGGTTGTATCTAAAAGAAAAGACAGATTTCTTTCAGTCAGACAAAGATATCCTGCACATCGCTCCAGAGATTTGTTTTATCAAGCGATTTGAAGCCATACATGGAGATAGATATATCACAGCTGATTTGGAGTCTCCATTAGCCAAGGTGAAGATGGATATCCATCATATGCCTTTTGAGGATGCTTCGTTTGATGTGACTTTTTGTAACCACGTGATGGAACATGTAGCTGATGATATTCAATCCATGAAGGAGATTCATCGGGTGCTTAGACCTGGAGGTTGGGCGATCATTCAGATTCCGTTTTTTCCTCCTGTAGCGGAGACTACCTATGAGGACGACAGCATTACCAATCCTAAGGAAAGAGAAAAAATCTTTGGGCAGGATGATCATGTTCGATTATATGGCAAGGATTACCCAGAGCGCTTGAGAACTGCAGGCTTTGAGGTGGTAGAAGATGATTTTGTACAGACCCTTAGTCCAGAACAGCAGAACCGTTATGCTCTGCCTAAAGATGAAGTGATTTATTTGTGTAGGAAGAATAACTAA
- a CDS encoding sodium-translocating pyrophosphatase, which translates to MSNLIYVPIGLALLGLVFMMVKMAWVKKQGAGNEKMQEISRNIKAGALAFLNAEYRLLAIFVVIASIALFGISTMVETTSWMIVPAFVVGAIFSAVAGNIGMRIATEANARTTEAARTSLPKALQVSFSGGTVMGLGVAGLAVLGLSLFFLIFIQMFMGQAGSFYSNMTMVLEALAGFSLGAESIALFARVGGGIYTKAADVGADLVGKVEAGIPEDDPRNPATIADNVGDNVGDVAGMGADLFGSYVATVLASMVLGNYIIKDMADAGVVNDAFGGMGPILLPIMIAGVGIVSSIIGTFLIKIKDNDAKEAQVQRALNFGNITSILLTAVAGWFLIDWMLPETIVGMEFFGEGTKDIPSRHVFYATLVGLGVGYLISYFTEYYTALGKKPVMDIVTNSSTGAATNIIAGLATGMISTFSSVILFAVAIWGSYELAGFYGVAIAASSMMATTAMQLAIDAFGPIADNAGGVAEMSELPDEVRERTDILDSVGNTTAAVGKGFAIASAALTALALFAAYVTFTGIDGINIFKADVLAALFIGGMIPVVFSALAMKSVGKAAMDMVMEVRRQFKEIPGIMEGTGTPDYGRCVEISTKAALREMMLPGAMTIVTPIIIGFVMGPEALGSYMAGVAVSGVLWAIFQNNAGGAWDNAKKSFEAGVMINGEMTYKGSEAHKAAVTGDTVGDPFKDTSGPSMNILIKLTCLVGLVIAPILGEISGTGAHADHGQEIMMMCNHPGEACTEKCHAMKQEGEKKTCSPDCKKACCKKKETASINSETLNETSLSLNELKQ; encoded by the coding sequence ATGAGTAACTTGATTTACGTGCCAATTGGATTGGCTTTGCTGGGTCTTGTTTTTATGATGGTCAAAATGGCCTGGGTAAAAAAACAAGGTGCCGGAAATGAAAAAATGCAGGAGATATCCCGAAACATCAAAGCTGGTGCTTTGGCATTTCTCAATGCAGAATATAGGCTATTAGCCATTTTTGTAGTGATCGCTTCGATCGCATTATTTGGGATTTCCACCATGGTAGAGACTACCAGCTGGATGATTGTTCCAGCCTTTGTAGTTGGTGCCATCTTTTCTGCTGTAGCAGGAAATATCGGTATGAGAATTGCCACTGAGGCCAACGCCCGAACTACAGAAGCAGCCCGTACCAGCCTACCCAAGGCTTTACAAGTGTCCTTCAGCGGTGGAACCGTAATGGGACTGGGCGTAGCTGGATTAGCCGTATTAGGTCTGAGTTTGTTTTTCCTCATTTTCATTCAAATGTTTATGGGGCAGGCCGGTTCATTTTACTCTAACATGACCATGGTACTGGAAGCGCTCGCAGGCTTCTCTTTAGGTGCTGAATCAATTGCTCTTTTCGCTCGTGTAGGTGGAGGTATATACACCAAAGCTGCAGATGTAGGAGCTGACCTGGTTGGAAAAGTAGAAGCAGGTATCCCAGAAGATGACCCAAGAAACCCAGCGACTATTGCAGATAATGTGGGAGACAACGTGGGGGACGTAGCAGGTATGGGAGCTGACCTTTTCGGATCGTATGTAGCGACCGTTTTGGCCTCCATGGTCCTGGGTAACTATATCATCAAAGACATGGCGGATGCCGGAGTAGTGAACGATGCTTTTGGAGGTATGGGTCCTATTCTATTGCCAATCATGATTGCAGGTGTGGGAATCGTATCATCTATCATTGGTACCTTCCTGATCAAAATCAAAGACAATGACGCCAAGGAGGCTCAAGTACAAAGAGCGCTGAACTTTGGAAATATCACCTCGATCCTTTTAACTGCTGTAGCAGGGTGGTTCTTGATTGATTGGATGCTACCTGAAACCATCGTAGGAATGGAATTTTTCGGTGAAGGAACCAAAGACATTCCTAGTAGACATGTATTCTATGCAACTTTGGTTGGACTCGGTGTAGGCTATTTGATTTCCTACTTCACAGAATATTATACAGCGTTGGGCAAAAAACCTGTCATGGACATCGTAACCAACTCTTCTACGGGGGCTGCTACTAACATCATTGCCGGTTTAGCTACTGGTATGATTTCTACCTTTTCGTCAGTGATTCTTTTCGCTGTGGCTATTTGGGGTTCTTACGAATTGGCAGGATTCTATGGAGTAGCAATTGCTGCTTCGTCTATGATGGCCACTACTGCTATGCAGTTGGCGATTGATGCATTTGGGCCGATTGCAGACAATGCAGGCGGTGTAGCAGAAATGAGTGAATTACCAGACGAAGTAAGAGAAAGAACCGACATCCTGGACTCAGTAGGAAACACAACAGCTGCAGTGGGTAAAGGTTTTGCGATTGCTTCTGCCGCGTTGACTGCATTGGCTCTCTTTGCTGCTTATGTGACTTTCACTGGTATTGATGGCATCAACATCTTCAAAGCTGATGTATTAGCCGCTCTTTTTATCGGAGGAATGATACCAGTAGTTTTCTCTGCTCTTGCGATGAAATCGGTTGGTAAGGCCGCCATGGACATGGTAATGGAAGTAAGACGACAGTTCAAAGAAATACCAGGCATCATGGAAGGCACCGGTACTCCAGACTACGGTCGTTGCGTTGAGATTTCAACCAAAGCCGCTCTGAGAGAAATGATGCTTCCAGGTGCGATGACCATCGTGACTCCAATCATCATTGGTTTCGTAATGGGACCTGAAGCGCTAGGTTCTTATATGGCAGGTGTAGCTGTATCAGGGGTGCTTTGGGCGATATTCCAAAACAATGCAGGTGGTGCATGGGACAATGCCAAAAAATCTTTTGAAGCGGGTGTAATGATCAATGGTGAGATGACCTATAAAGGCTCTGAGGCCCACAAAGCGGCAGTTACCGGAGACACAGTAGGTGATCCGTTCAAAGACACCTCTGGGCCATCTATGAACATCCTGATCAAGCTGACTTGTCTGGTAGGTCTGGTGATCGCTCCTATCTTGGGTGAGATTTCAGGTACTGGGGCTCATGCCGATCATGGACAAGAAATCATGATGATGTGCAATCACCCCGGTGAAGCCTGCACTGAAAAATGTCATGCGATGAAGCAAGAAGGCGAAAAGAAAACATGTAGTCCAGATTGCAAAAAAGCCTGCTGCAAGAAAAAAGAAACAGCGAGTATCAATTCAGAAACTCTTAATGAAACGAGTCTTTCGTTGAACGAATTGAAACAATAA
- a CDS encoding tRNA1(Val) (adenine(37)-N6)-methyltransferase: MPNHYFDFKQFRVEQEHCAMKVSTEACIFGAWMEPTVHPDRVLDIGTGTGLLSLMLAQRLDVNIDAVEIDADSARQASSNFASSPWSSRLNVIDQDVFTLAQSHKNKYDLIISNPPFFTASQKSVDEGKNRSKHDTGLFTKEKFAAALVDLLSEKGEAFILYPKPEADEFSSWVRENSLFVEEVLTIYNQPKGPIFRTILKVTRMSFQPNHQEFYIRNGREFTQEFNELLKPYYLYL, from the coding sequence ATGCCAAATCACTACTTTGACTTCAAACAATTTAGGGTAGAGCAGGAGCACTGTGCCATGAAGGTCAGCACGGAAGCTTGCATCTTTGGTGCTTGGATGGAACCGACTGTACATCCGGATAGAGTGCTGGATATTGGTACAGGTACAGGTTTACTTTCTTTGATGCTGGCTCAGCGATTGGATGTGAACATTGATGCGGTAGAGATAGATGCTGATTCCGCCCGTCAGGCAAGTAGCAATTTTGCGTCATCTCCATGGTCTTCTCGACTGAATGTTATCGATCAGGATGTTTTTACCTTGGCTCAAAGTCATAAGAATAAGTATGATTTGATCATTTCTAACCCGCCCTTTTTTACAGCAAGTCAAAAATCTGTGGATGAAGGGAAGAACCGATCCAAACATGATACAGGGTTATTTACCAAAGAGAAGTTTGCTGCTGCCTTGGTAGATCTGTTGAGCGAAAAGGGGGAAGCCTTCATTCTATACCCAAAGCCAGAGGCAGATGAATTTTCTAGTTGGGTGAGAGAAAATAGCTTGTTTGTAGAAGAGGTTTTGACGATATACAATCAGCCTAAGGGACCTATTTTTAGAACTATTCTGAAAGTGACCCGAATGTCTTTTCAGCCAAATCATCAGGAATTTTACATCCGAAACGGAAGAGAGTTTACGCAAGAATTTAACGAGCTGTTAAAGCCCTATTACCTCTATCTTTAG
- the rnhA gene encoding ribonuclease HI → MITIYTDGASRGNPGPGGYGTVLLAKGHRKELSEGFRKTTNNRMELLAVIKGLEALKVINADVLIYSDSKYVVDAVEKGWLWGWVKKNFKDKKNRDLWERFIPAYKRQKVKFKWVKGHAGIPENERCDELAVEAALSPNLPADQGFESGLYS, encoded by the coding sequence ATGATTACTATATATACAGATGGTGCTTCGCGTGGCAATCCAGGGCCAGGTGGTTATGGCACTGTGCTTTTGGCCAAAGGACACAGAAAGGAGCTATCGGAGGGCTTTCGTAAAACGACAAACAACCGTATGGAACTTCTGGCGGTTATCAAAGGGCTGGAAGCACTGAAAGTAATTAATGCCGACGTGCTGATTTACTCAGATTCTAAATATGTAGTGGATGCAGTGGAAAAAGGTTGGCTATGGGGCTGGGTAAAAAAGAATTTCAAGGATAAAAAGAATCGAGATCTTTGGGAAAGATTCATTCCTGCCTACAAGCGACAGAAGGTGAAATTCAAGTGGGTCAAGGGACATGCCGGAATCCCAGAAAACGAACGCTGTGATGAGTTGGCTGTAGAGGCAGCACTGTCTCCCAATTTGCCAGCAGATCAGGGCTTTGAATCAGGTCTCTATTCCTAG
- a CDS encoding MarC family protein, whose amino-acid sequence MLSFKEIISVSLILFSIIDILGSVPIVLDLRKKSGHIQSGKATIVAGVIMIVFLFLGDKILGLFGIDVGSFAITGALIMFFIGMEMTLGIQFFKPDTDETNTSSIVPLAFPLIAGPGTMTALISLRAEFELWNILVGIILNLLFVFAVLKSSSWLERKIGKAGFNILRKVFGIILLTISIKLFKNALAIW is encoded by the coding sequence ATGCTAAGTTTTAAAGAAATTATATCCGTTTCCCTGATTCTGTTTTCCATTATCGATATTTTGGGCAGTGTGCCGATTGTGCTGGATCTGAGGAAAAAATCTGGGCATATCCAGAGTGGTAAAGCGACCATCGTGGCTGGTGTCATTATGATTGTCTTTTTGTTCTTGGGAGATAAAATCCTGGGATTATTTGGCATAGATGTAGGTTCTTTTGCGATTACGGGGGCTCTGATTATGTTTTTTATTGGGATGGAAATGACTTTAGGGATTCAATTTTTTAAGCCCGATACAGACGAAACTAACACCAGCAGTATAGTTCCTTTGGCCTTTCCCTTAATCGCAGGGCCGGGTACCATGACAGCTTTGATTTCATTGCGTGCAGAGTTCGAACTTTGGAATATTCTCGTTGGAATCATTCTCAACCTTCTTTTCGTGTTTGCAGTATTGAAATCATCCAGTTGGCTCGAGAGAAAGATCGGAAAAGCTGGCTTCAATATTCTCAGAAAGGTGTTTGGTATCATTTTGCTCACCATATCCATAAAGCTTTTCAAAAACGCTTTGGCCATCTGGTAG
- the aroQ gene encoding type II 3-dehydroquinate dehydratase, with protein MKILVLNGPNLNLLGKRQPEIYGKQSFDEYFEQLQENFSEHELEYFQSNHEGALIDKIHEVGFEYDGIVFNAGGYTHTSVALADAIAGVTTPVVEVHISNIMERESFRHHSYLTPVCVAHFIGLGLPGYQMAIEHLIKQE; from the coding sequence ATGAAGATACTGGTATTGAATGGTCCGAATCTTAATCTGCTTGGCAAACGGCAGCCTGAGATATATGGGAAGCAGAGTTTTGATGAATATTTTGAGCAGCTCCAGGAGAATTTTTCAGAGCATGAGCTAGAATATTTTCAAAGTAATCATGAAGGAGCTTTGATCGATAAGATACATGAAGTTGGATTTGAATATGATGGTATTGTCTTCAATGCCGGAGGTTATACCCATACCTCAGTGGCTCTGGCAGACGCGATTGCGGGCGTCACTACTCCGGTCGTGGAGGTGCATATTTCCAACATTATGGAGAGGGAGTCCTTCCGTCATCATAGTTATCTAACCCCGGTTTGTGTAGCCCATTTTATTGGCTTAGGGCTACCAGGGTACCAGATGGCCATTGAGCACCTCATCAAACAAGAATGA
- the xerD gene encoding site-specific tyrosine recombinase XerD encodes MSWNFYIQQFKSYLQLERSLSPNSVEAYVQDVRRLSQFLDLKKRDIQPTEVADHDIRDLLEFIHEMEMSAYSQARIVSGIKAFFKYLLFEGDIDKDPSELIEAPKLGRKLPDTLSFHEIEQLLGAIDMSKPEGQRNRAMLETLYSSGLRVSELIGLKMNSILEDHGFLRIVGKGNKERLVPIGREALKHIYLYRDTIRCHMDIKPGHEGFLFLNRRGAQLTRVMIFTIIKNLALSIGMTKKISPHTFRHSFATHLIEGGADLRAVQEMLGHESITTTEIYTHLDRDYLKQVILDHHPRS; translated from the coding sequence ATGTCCTGGAACTTTTACATTCAGCAGTTCAAATCTTATCTGCAGTTAGAGCGGTCCCTCTCTCCGAATTCTGTGGAAGCCTACGTGCAGGATGTAAGACGATTGTCTCAGTTTTTGGATCTTAAAAAGAGGGATATCCAACCGACTGAAGTAGCCGACCATGACATTCGGGATTTATTAGAATTTATACATGAAATGGAGATGTCGGCCTACTCCCAGGCTAGGATCGTTTCGGGCATCAAAGCCTTTTTCAAATATTTGCTATTTGAAGGGGATATCGATAAAGACCCATCTGAATTGATCGAGGCGCCCAAATTGGGCAGAAAGTTGCCGGACACCCTCAGCTTTCATGAGATTGAACAGTTGCTGGGAGCGATCGACATGTCCAAGCCCGAAGGTCAACGCAATCGCGCCATGCTCGAAACCCTCTATAGTTCTGGTTTACGCGTTTCAGAACTAATTGGTCTGAAAATGAATTCCATCCTTGAGGATCATGGATTCCTGAGAATAGTAGGAAAAGGCAACAAGGAAAGATTGGTCCCAATTGGTAGAGAGGCGCTTAAGCACATATATCTGTATCGTGATACTATCAGGTGTCACATGGATATTAAACCGGGGCATGAAGGTTTTCTTTTCCTGAATCGAAGAGGCGCTCAATTGACCCGAGTCATGATCTTCACCATCATCAAAAACCTGGCACTATCTATCGGAATGACCAAAAAAATCAGCCCTCACACCTTTCGTCATTCCTTTGCCACCCATCTGATTGAAGGAGGGGCAGATCTACGTGCGGTACAGGAGATGCTCGGTCACGAATCCATCACTACCACTGAAATCTATACCCATTTGGATCGCGACTATCTCAAGCAAGTAATTTTAGATCATCACCCGAGAAGTTGA
- a CDS encoding carboxypeptidase regulatory-like domain-containing protein — protein MKANSIFLLIFLIAMGLAQQADAQFDSLGTIKKDKYLNAKLRAEKAYADLNFSKGIKEYKKALRVLSDDTARLEIAYGYFKMNQLDSAFDYYHSVLFYGLAGVDDVHILNYAEILAKKGAYESSEEFFAKYKENHPNDQRSAERLDGLRNRMNFYRDSTRYQVEHCSFNSTGYDFAPAYDGDKLLFISSRETLGPVQFIKPKYKWDKSYFLDVYELDANGEVHSYNGQLKTSYHEGPLSIYDEGRKVIFTRNNFEKAEIGIKDKKLVVHGAKINESDDGVNKLKLYYAERSGKGEWGHAVELKFNDDQFSNGHPTVSRDGKRLYFSSDRPGGEGGTDLFVSVWQEGQWQEPINLGDRINSEGEEMFPFIDQNEMLYFASNGHPGLGGLDIFKVDLKDSTALPVNVGYPLNSAADDFGMVFKHEQHRISGYFSSNRKGGVGLDDVYAFSFENIAEVPLQVIDIHTGLPLAGAEVGISDLSFDDHLMEVSTTGESAVFIYPYNLDDQYYLAATKESYNRDSIQVKPSDWVGDTIKLHLMKNLLISGTITDKVKGFPLDSVRVIVTDESINETFGLVTGEDGHYSFNAHADRIYSFKMKRHKYFTTYSQVDTHIAKTGVVIHDDEMEELFVGKPIVLNDIHFDRGKWNIRSDAAKELDKFQMMLKETPGIVVELSTHTDSRGSDQFNFELSDKRAKSAAQYLVDHGIDQARIVGKGYGETKLVNECQNGVECSEEKHQANRRAEFMVTGFLPTEQEEEEKNMVWIQPEFIASSLAKEEGVVLVSYESEGSIPVNGVVESDNGGVISGALLTLFDTESREAVHIKSESDGSFTLRIQKNRKYLLSAEKNGYTSEGEQIIVKDDKVVRSIRLTLNSML, from the coding sequence ATGAAAGCAAATTCAATATTTCTATTGATTTTTCTGATCGCAATGGGATTGGCTCAGCAGGCAGATGCCCAATTCGATTCGCTTGGGACAATTAAAAAGGATAAATACCTCAATGCAAAATTGCGTGCTGAAAAGGCCTATGCAGATCTTAATTTTAGCAAGGGTATCAAGGAGTATAAAAAGGCATTGCGTGTATTGTCTGATGATACCGCCAGATTAGAAATTGCCTACGGCTATTTCAAGATGAACCAGCTAGACAGTGCTTTTGACTATTATCATTCAGTTTTGTTCTATGGATTGGCTGGAGTGGACGATGTGCATATTTTGAATTACGCAGAGATTCTGGCAAAAAAGGGAGCCTATGAAAGTTCGGAGGAGTTTTTTGCCAAGTATAAAGAAAACCACCCCAACGATCAGCGCAGTGCTGAAAGACTGGACGGGCTTCGTAACCGCATGAATTTTTATCGTGATTCCACGAGATACCAAGTAGAGCATTGCTCCTTTAACTCGACAGGGTATGATTTTGCGCCTGCATATGATGGGGACAAATTGCTGTTTATTTCTTCGCGAGAGACTTTAGGCCCGGTGCAATTCATCAAACCAAAATACAAATGGGACAAGAGTTACTTTCTAGATGTGTATGAGTTAGATGCGAATGGGGAAGTTCATAGTTACAATGGGCAGTTGAAGACTTCTTACCATGAGGGCCCACTATCGATTTACGATGAGGGGAGAAAGGTGATCTTTACAAGAAATAATTTTGAAAAAGCCGAAATAGGGATCAAGGATAAGAAATTGGTTGTGCACGGCGCTAAGATTAATGAGAGCGACGATGGTGTCAACAAATTGAAATTATATTACGCAGAGAGAAGTGGCAAAGGAGAATGGGGACATGCAGTTGAATTGAAATTCAACGATGACCAATTCTCCAACGGCCATCCCACAGTGAGCCGCGATGGTAAAAGACTTTATTTTAGCTCCGACCGACCTGGAGGTGAGGGGGGTACAGACTTGTTTGTTTCTGTTTGGCAAGAAGGGCAATGGCAAGAGCCGATCAATTTAGGAGATCGTATCAATTCTGAAGGGGAGGAGATGTTTCCTTTTATCGATCAAAATGAGATGCTCTATTTTGCATCCAATGGACATCCAGGCTTGGGAGGTTTAGATATTTTCAAAGTTGATCTGAAAGATAGTACTGCTTTGCCAGTCAATGTAGGTTATCCGCTGAATTCGGCAGCCGATGATTTTGGGATGGTTTTTAAACATGAACAGCACAGGATCTCGGGGTATTTCTCTTCCAATCGTAAAGGAGGTGTTGGACTGGATGACGTTTATGCCTTTAGTTTCGAAAATATAGCAGAGGTTCCTTTGCAGGTGATCGATATTCATACCGGATTGCCATTGGCTGGTGCTGAGGTGGGTATTTCAGATTTATCCTTCGATGATCACCTGATGGAGGTGAGCACTACTGGTGAGAGCGCAGTGTTCATTTACCCATACAACTTGGACGATCAATATTACCTGGCTGCCACCAAAGAAAGTTACAATCGAGATTCCATTCAGGTGAAACCATCGGATTGGGTAGGTGATACCATCAAGCTACACTTGATGAAAAACTTGTTGATCTCAGGGACTATTACGGATAAGGTGAAAGGCTTTCCGCTAGACTCTGTAAGAGTCATCGTGACCGACGAAAGTATAAATGAGACTTTTGGTTTGGTCACTGGAGAAGATGGACACTATTCATTCAACGCTCATGCGGATCGCATCTATTCATTCAAAATGAAAAGACATAAGTACTTCACCACGTATTCCCAAGTGGATACACATATCGCGAAGACAGGTGTGGTTATTCATGACGATGAAATGGAGGAACTCTTTGTTGGTAAACCAATCGTATTGAATGATATCCATTTCGATCGTGGCAAGTGGAACATCCGCTCGGATGCCGCCAAAGAGTTGGATAAATTTCAAATGATGCTCAAGGAAACTCCTGGTATCGTAGTTGAGCTCAGTACCCACACAGATAGTAGAGGTAGCGACCAGTTCAATTTCGAATTGTCAGATAAAAGGGCCAAATCTGCTGCTCAATATCTGGTAGATCATGGGATAGATCAAGCTAGAATAGTTGGAAAAGGCTATGGTGAGACTAAGCTGGTCAATGAATGTCAAAATGGGGTAGAGTGTAGCGAGGAGAAGCATCAGGCCAATCGACGAGCAGAGTTTATGGTGACTGGGTTTTTGCCAACCGAGCAGGAAGAAGAAGAGAAGAATATGGTCTGGATTCAGCCTGAGTTCATTGCTTCTTCATTAGCCAAAGAAGAAGGAGTGGTTTTGGTCAGTTACGAGTCTGAAGGGAGTATTCCAGTTAATGGAGTAGTAGAATCGGATAATGGGGGAGTGATCTCAGGAGCTTTACTCACATTGTTTGATACGGAAAGCCGGGAAGCCGTTCATATCAAATCGGAATCTGATGGATCATTTACCTTGCGCATCCAAAAAAACAGGAAGTATTTACTTTCAGCAGAAAAGAACGGTTATACCTCAGAAGGCGAGCAAATCATCGTGAAGGATGATAAGGTGGTGCGCTCAATACGATTGACTTTAAATTCTATGCTTTAA
- a CDS encoding PorP/SprF family type IX secretion system membrane protein: MKIKTIFIFFGVILLAVTTARSQQQVMFTQYMFNQLALNPAYAGIHKGISTSILARHQWAGFEGAPRTQTFSIHSPIEYRSIALGAVLIRDQIGITDQFGANFSYAYRIKVSKRSQLSFGLQASFHQYKTDFTENMNNDPNLASQNINDLSPNAGAGVMWHSDKFYVGFSVPQLFNHSVGDFEIPVDPNNPENIDPDSELIRHYFIAAGYVFELNRHLKFKPNLLFKGVQGSPVQVDINTNFLINDLVWLGLSYRSMDSFDALFQLQLSPQFQLGYSYDFYTTTDLSRVNNGSHEIMLNYVFNIKSNKIVTPRYF, encoded by the coding sequence ATGAAAATTAAAACCATATTCATATTTTTTGGCGTGATTTTGCTGGCGGTAACTACCGCCAGGAGCCAGCAGCAAGTGATGTTTACCCAGTATATGTTCAATCAACTCGCGTTGAATCCTGCATATGCTGGGATTCACAAAGGGATTAGTACCAGTATATTGGCTAGACATCAGTGGGCAGGATTTGAAGGCGCACCTCGTACCCAGACTTTTTCCATCCATAGCCCGATTGAGTACAGGTCGATTGCACTGGGAGCCGTTTTGATTAGAGATCAAATTGGGATAACGGATCAGTTTGGTGCTAACTTCAGCTATGCCTATCGCATCAAAGTGTCCAAGCGTTCTCAATTATCATTTGGTCTTCAGGCCAGTTTTCATCAGTACAAAACAGACTTTACTGAAAACATGAACAATGATCCGAATCTGGCTAGTCAAAATATCAATGACTTGTCTCCAAACGCTGGGGCAGGCGTAATGTGGCATTCGGATAAGTTTTATGTAGGATTCTCTGTCCCACAATTATTTAACCATTCAGTAGGTGATTTTGAAATACCTGTGGACCCGAATAATCCAGAAAATATCGACCCGGATTCTGAATTGATTCGTCATTATTTTATCGCTGCGGGCTATGTTTTCGAGCTGAATCGTCATTTGAAATTCAAACCAAATTTGCTGTTCAAAGGTGTGCAGGGGTCGCCCGTTCAGGTGGATATTAATACTAATTTTCTCATCAATGATTTGGTTTGGCTAGGTCTTTCTTATCGTTCGATGGACAGTTTTGATGCACTGTTTCAATTGCAGTTGTCACCGCAGTTTCAGTTGGGTTATTCCTATGACTTTTATACTACTACGGATTTGAGTAGGGTCAACAATGGATCGCATGAAATCATGTTGAACTATGTGTTCAATATCAAGTCAAACAAAATCGTAACGCCAAGGTATTTCTAA